TACTTTGAAGTAAAAGAAGCCCGGGGTCAGAAATTTCCTTGTCTGCCACTTCTTCATACATAACTTCGATAAGTTATATAACCTTTCTGGGTCTTGGGTTTTTTCCTTATGCTAAGTTGGGTCAATAATAATTATTCTCTACTAAAATTGTTAGGAGgactaaaataaattattcatataAAGCTTTTAGCATAGTGTCTTACACATGGTAAGAGTGCATTAGCTTAACTCTTAAGCTAAAAATTATTAGTGAACTTTCCACTCTGGACATGTTTGAATCCAAAGCTAATCTGGACCCAGGAGGGAACAACCCAGccaattctgaaataaaaaggcCCACAGATGAGCTGTGGGTCCCTCTGCCTCTTGTTACTCACTGGACTCTGGAGTCTGAATGATCACAGAACAACACTAATTAATGTTTCTAGAACTTATAAGCACCTTTACATTCTCCATATCTATCAAGTTGTTGTGACAATAAATGAGTCTGGCCCTGAGTCAGTGCTCAGGAAGTATTATTTCACAAATGAGAAGCAAgctgcaatctgaagccaggcagcTAAGAAAGGAAGATTCAACACTTCGGGGCCAAATACTAAGCCCTTTCTCCAACTCAAATGTGTCTAAAATCTGCTACAGATGCTTCTCTGTGAGAGCAAGAGTGGCATGGCAGTTAATGTTTTTAAGTTGGCCTCCAAAATACACTCTGTAAAGTTTCTTCACTCGGTTCTTCAGTTTTTAAGTGATTTGTACAAAGACATGTACAAAAGCTGATGTGTGAACCCAAATCTCTTTGCTACCCATGCATTTTTTGCATATATCTTTTCCTAAACAGGCCTTTCTCTTTCCTAAAATATCATCATATGTCCTTAAAGTGAAAGTTTCTAGACTTTGGACGCCACTATTTAAGccactatttatttaatttacatacCTCACTTTCTCATACAAAACCATACACACACGTTTTATTTCCCAACAGTAGTTCAGAGGGGCTATGAAACAAATGTGATTACTGCCTTCTACCTCCACATATTGAACTTTTAACTTTTCTTCATCAGATAGAAGGAAGAAAAGTCCAATAGCAATGAGTTCTGGGTGAGTGATATATGTAGTATGCCATGGATCATAGCTAAAGATAGAATGGTGGTTAAGAGCTCAGGATTCAGCTGGGTGGCCTGCTTGCTTGCTGACTTGAATGACTCGATCTCTCTAGACCCTAAGTGCCTCATCTATCCAGAAAGCAGGAATAATACTAGAACATGCCTCTTAGAGGGGCCTTGAATATTAAATCAGATAATTCCTGGAAGCAAAAAATGCATCATAAATGTTAGTTGCTATCTATTAGCTGTTGCTACAACTTTAACATTATTCAGAAATAATAAGAAggtgataataaaaaataaatgtttggatCAAAATAGCAGTTACATTTATAGCTAGCTTCATGATTTTCCAAATATGTTTTCATTGTGCATCAAATATTTGTTGCACCAGGCAATGTACTGCATCCAGCAGATACTACTGAATAAGACATACAAGGCCTCTGCCCACTCATGCACTGGGTTCTCAAAATTCTAGTTCTGCGAAGTATGTAAACCCAAATGGCAGGTAAGAAAACTGAGAACTGATGAAGTTGGAACTTAAAGGTTGACACTGGCTTCTGAGACTCCTTCATGCCTTCAACAGATACTTATGGAATGCTTTTGACGTGCTAGGTGCTTTGCCAATCACTGGCCATATAGAAACGAAGTTCACACGTAAATAGGTTTGGTCTCATGTAATTTACTACCCAGTTGTGAGGGTCAGACAATACTAAACACATAAGTCATATATTGCATCAGATGGTGGCAAGtattacacagaaaaataaacCAGAAAGCAGAAAATGTGTGGAGTTTGACTGCACTTTTAAGTAAGGATGTCTAGGAATGCCttctcaaaaagacagaaaggttgcagaaactgaggaaagacACATTTTGCAAGGTCCATTTAGGGTGTCCCAGAAGGCTTTGATCTGCTCAGCAATTTCAGAACAGCCTCTTTCACCTCCttgttcctcaggctgtagatgaagGGGTTCAGCATTGGGGTCACCACCGTGTAGAGCACAGACACTACTCGGTCTCCCTCCGAGGACTGGCTTGAGTTATCTCTCAGGTACATGAAGATGAGGGTGCCAAAGAAGAGAGCCACAGCAGTGAGatgggaggcacaggtggagaaggTCTTGGCCCGGCCCCCAGCAGAGCGGATCTGCATGATGTTCATGATGATCAACACGTAGGACACCAAGATCACCAAGATGCAAGCTGGCATGACAAAAATGGCAAACACAATAATCACCACTTCCTGGGTAGAGCTGTCCCCGCAAGTGAGTTTTAACAGAGGAGGGAGGTCACAGAAAATGAAGTCGATCTCATTGTTTccacagaaggagagagtgaaGGCTGTGACCGTTCGAACAAAGGCACTGGAAAAACCAGCCCCATAAGCCCCAGCTACCAAGCCCATGCGAGCTTTCTCAGTCACAATGGTGACgtaaagcaggggctggcacacaGCCGcatagcggtcataggccatgATGGCTAAGAGATAGCAGTCAATGGAAGCAAAGAAGGTGAACAGAAAGAACTGAGCTGCACAACGAGCTTGGGAGATGACTGTGCCACGATCCCACAGCACAACCAGCATCTGAGGAACAGTGACAGAGGAGTAGCAGAGGTCCACCAAGGACAGGTGGCTAAGGAAGAAGTACATTGGCGTGTGGAGCCGGCGGTCTCTGCGGATCAAGATGATCATTCCTGCATTCCCCACCAGAGTGGTCACATAGAAACTCAAAAATACCAGGAAGAGAGGAAGGCCCCATTCAGGGTGTTCCTTGAATGCAATAAGGAAGAATTCAGTCACCAAGGTGAAATTCGTTGCAGCCATCCATTTAGCAGTTCACCTGGGAGGTAAGACAAGAGCCAGATTAAGAGGACCTCCTTGAGAGGAGTTCAAGTCATTTCAAGTGATACAACTTTAAACTGAGAGTCTGACATGTAGATACTCAAATTCAATAAACTTTGCAGTCCatagaaaaatacagagctcaCTACAACACAAGATAAGAATGATGAATGCTCTTATGTTGGGAGGAATGGAGAGCAGGTGCTTCTCATGCTTACCAGACTGCTCTTATTCTTGCCACTCTGTCCCCAATTAGCTGTTTGATCTTTACACAGGCACTTAACCTATCTTAACCACAAGTTCCTCCTCTTCTGCCCTGTTTACGAGATAAGGTTAATGCACATATTAAAACAGGCACACTAGAAAGCTAAAAGCACTCCACGTACACATGAtggttatttaaattttaaaatgactgcTGTAGGgaaggaaaatgtgtattctggggCAAGCGTTGTGCCATAGCatgttaaacctccgcctgcgatgctggcatcccacctgggtACTGGTTGgaaaccaggctgctccacttaaatccaactccctgttaatgcacctggaaaagcagtggaagatgatccaagtgtttgagcccctgcacccacctgggagacccagaagaagttcctgactcctggctcctgacttcaacctggcccagccccaaccattgcagccatttgggaagtgaaccagcaaatggaagatatttctctctctttatctatctatctatctatctacctacctacctatctatcaatctatcacctatctatctctctatctctatctcctctgtctctctgtgtctctctgactctctataactcttcaagtaaataaaaaaatttaaaaaaaaacaaaaaaaaatgtatattcaatCAACAAAAGAACGTGAATAGAAAACCAATCCATTGGCAATCAGCAATGGGATTTGGTGGTAAGAACATTTCTATTCTCATTCTAGCAACATGAATGTTTAACAAACAGCTGTTATCCTAATTAGAGTTGGCTGGCTTATGaatggtgtgtgtatatatttgtatatatccaTTAACCTTGGATTCAGAGTGCAAGCATAAGCTCCTTTAGGGTCTAATAAAGCTCTATGGGCCCTGCTTGGCTATTCTCAAAGTCCCTcataaaagctgtactttgataATAAAAAGTGCCCAAATTTGAATACAAGAAGGAAGCAAAAGTATTTCTGAAATCTAGTGTTGTCTGTGTTCTGTTTGAAGAATCAGGCAGAGTCCTAGAGCAGGGTAGTAAAGGAAGGCTTTGATGATGCTAGAATATCTGGGATGTACCAGTAGCCAGGCCAGGACTAAGCCAATCTGTCTGGGCTCACAACCAAGAGAAGAAATTACATGAGGAAACCATGAGCTGGGCATGAACCATCCTCACCTGAATTCCACCTTGTACTGTCTTCCTTCTTTGTGTAGTGTTTCCTCCACCTGTGAGCTGTCACCCATCCAGAGGACATGTGGGTTCTAGCTCCCCCACACTACacgtgtgaccctgggcaagtcattTTCTTTGTGCTTGCAACAGCTTGTCTTTGTTCACTTTCACTAAACAACAATGCGGCAGGTGTCCACAATCACAGTGAGCTGACCCAGATGGCATCACTCCCAGGACTTCAATGCCTTATTCTCAGTGCTAGGAGTCCCTTTCCTTTACCCTTGACAAAGCAATACATCACTCACACTAGAATTTCCAGGGATTCTCTTTAGTCTCAGTTCAGTAAAGGAGGACCAGGGGACCAGCCTTTCTCCCTGAGCTTCTGCTCCAGCACTAGACCTTACTGGCAATGCACCTTATATTCACCACCCCCACATTATGCCCTGATTGGCTGCAGAGTTATCTCTCCAGGGGGAGGTAGCTTATCTTCGAGTACTTCCTAATAAGCAATATAGTATCTTTGAAGATTTCTGTCTAATTTCAAACTCCCAAAGCCCCATGCTGGTTTTTTTGCCATCCCTTGACAGGCTCTTATAAGGCTGGTCCCTAGCCATGCTTTATTCCTGTCTTGTAGCAAAAGAAATTTCTTTGAAGGTTTCCAATATCTCAGTTGGAAATTTTGtctggagggttttttttttcctacatattattatttattttatatactctttttttccattttactgctatttttaatttttagtttttaataaattcaatgtgctttgtagatataattctaagaacataatgatattcccctcctccttccttccctccctccctctccctcctacctttcttaccccttttctttctttttctattttttgagattacattttaagtttgCAATACAGTAAaatgcttaatacttcaccaaataagaagtttaacaagtaaaaaaaaaaaaagaccctagtttagtggcaatgtagacaatggctataaacaataattgaatggaaaagtaATCATTTCAactatatacagtaaattttaaagtaatcacagatcattaaaactataatagtataacattcttactCATTGGTTTGACAGAGGTATaagagttttacaaaactatattcaCAGCAATACTAAAACACATGgacatttcttgttttcttctttttttttttttttttttttttgacagatagagttagacagtgagagagagagagaccgagagaaaggtcttccttccattggttcacccctcaaatggccactacagccggcgctgtgccaatccaaagccaggagccaggtgcttcttcctggtctcccatgcaggtgcaggagcccaagcacttgggccatcctccactgccctcccaggccacagcagagagctggactggaggaggagcagccaggactagaacctggcgtccatatgggataccggtgccacaggcagaggaataaccaagtgagccacggcgctggccccttgcttgtttttttgaattttagttcccacatgtaagggagaacatgtgatatttgtttttctgggtctgtCTTATCCCTCTCAATGTGATGCCCTCCAGTTGTGTgcatcttgctgcaaatggtagagttTCCTTCATtgttatagctgaataataatcCACGGTGTATAtacaccatgttttctttatccactcatctgacGGTGGCCACCTTGGTTcgttccatattttggctattgtgaacaatgctgctgtaaacatggtggcGCAGGCATCTCTTTGACACAACGTGTTCATGTCTTCTGGATATATAACCAGTGGTGGGATCATTGGATCCCATggaaagtctatttctagttttttaagaaatctccacactgttttccatagtggctgcactaatttccattcccaccaacagtgtgtaagtgttccgCCCATCCACACCCTCGCCAGCATCTGTCACTCTCTGTGTTTTAGATTTCAGCCACTCTGACAGGGGGAGGTGCTATGTCAttaaggttttgatttgcatttcctgatggcaATCAACACCTCCAGGAGAGCATGGGTTCTCAAACTTCAGCATGCATAAGACTAACCCAAGGAATTTGTTTAAATTGTGAATAGGCGGTGTCCACCTCCACAGACTCAGTTATAGCGTCTCTGCCTTCCGGGGAGAGGACAGGGGCCTACATTGCTCACAAACATCCAAGGTGATTGTGAGACAGTGAATCTCCAGAAATTATaactaaagaaagcactttgggAAGCACTCTCAGGAGCTCCAGTCCTGCTGGTCCAGTGCTATACCctaaactaaaataattaaaatgtgctttttgttttcttttttatgttggattaacatgtaataatttTACATACTTATGGATagaatgtgcacacacacatatatggcaTTTTCTAATCAAATGAGGGTAATTAACATTTCAATTTCCTTATCGTTTCTTTATATGGGGAGGCTTTGGGCTTATGTCTTCTAGTTCTTCATAAGATATGCAGGTTGTTGTGGACTGTGGTTACCCCACTGTGCTATGGGAATGCAAGACCTTGTTCCCGCCGCCTATGTTTTGGTGGCTGTTATTCAAGCCCCCTTCCAGTCCCCATAACTCCTCAATCTTCCCAACCTCTGGTCATCCCTATTCTAAGTTCAAATCAACTTTCTTAGCTTCCCCATGGGAGAGAGAATATGAAGTATGTATCGACAGAGACACGCCCTGGAAGAGCATGTTTTCTCCGCAGTCCCATCTGTGCCTGTCTCCCTCACAGGAGACCTGAGACAGGGTGAGTGTGTTGTTTCCCTGgatgatgaattttaaaaacctacATACCCAGAGGACTCAGAAGCTTCTTggtagcaaataaataaataaatagaaaagaactCAAAGCAGGTCCGTGCTCTGTGAACTAAGCCTggtcagaaagaaaaaaacaagttcaGGGCAGTGGTTCCCAAACTTTGCTTCACAATACAGTCACCCGGGGAGCCTTTGAAAATCCCGAGGCTCATGCTGTACCCCTGAACAATTAAGTCAGAACGTCTGAGTATGGAGCCAGACACCAGTGCTTTCTTAAACCCCCAGGTGATCACAGTGTGCAGCCAGGCTTGAGGATCTCTGGCAGAAGGCTCCTGTTTTCCCCAGGTGTCTTAGGTACATGTTCTCACGTGGAAAAATCACATTGTATATGAGCATACCAAGGGTTCAAAGTCCTACAATCAAGCAAGCTCACCACCTTTCTCTAACCCACAATTTCCCGATTGTGTTTGGCCACAGAACCTCTTTTTCACTAGCATCCTACAAAACTAGAGTTCCCAGCAAAGGACACTTCTTAGGCAATACAGCTTTAAAGAGCCTCAGAAGTTTCTCAAATGCCAAACAGCAAAGCAGTGACTGTTCCAGCAAACAACATCTCTTGCTGATTCATCTCAGGATCTGTTCCTTTAAGTCTCTGTGGGACCAGCTCCCCAAGGAGCAATCACTCCTACGGAGACGGGAATATGATAGGAAGCAGGAGGGACAGCAACCTTCCAGATGAATCCCTAAGGAGCCCTGGGAGAGGGCAGTACCTTGTCCTTTAATGAACACTTTTCTTTCAATGGTGAAATGGGCTCCATGGGTGACACTTGCAAGTTTTCCTGCATAAACAGTGGTAACCCCCAATGCCCCCAACCTCAGGGGAAATAGGTGCTGAGGCCAACAGCACCAAATCTATTCTTTTAttgcaggtttcttttttttttttttttcatatttatagaaTGCACTGCAACAGCTCTATACCTGTTTTCAAGGTTTAAAGATCAAATCAGATTGGTCAGTATTTCcatcttcttaaagatttaagaGACAAGAGACTTATTTTGACTAACACTtaataattatatacatttatggactacaatgtgacatttcaataagCATATACAATGTGTAGAGATCAAGTCAGGTAATGAATGCTTCACTTTCCTTGTCCTTAGTTTACAACTGGAGCCCTGGAGTTCCTATCTTCTATTTACTCAGAAAATATACACTAGATACCCTATTATGCTGTGAAACATTAGGACCCTATTCCCTCTATCTAACTGTGTTTTGGTACCTAATACTCCACCACCCTTTATCCCGCTTTTCCTTCCACCATTCCTAGCCTGATAATCACTATTCTGGTTACAACCATCATATTTCATTAGGATGTTTAAGCCTTTCTACAACATATTTGTAGttcaaatatcacattgtactccataaatagacacaattattattttttcaattaaaattcttaaattgTTTAAATGGTTAAAAAATACTAAGACAAGAATGATTAGTAAAATGTGGCCAGCCCCTGAAAAGAAGCAAAGTGAATGTCAAATAGTATAGATTTAAGAAAGCATATAATATGAGTATTGGTAAAAAGACATTTGGATACTTTTTACTTAAGACCTGGAGAGCTGACCAAAATTTGGGAAGGAAATGCAACAGGATAATTATAGCAAAGAGTATCTAAGCTGCTTACTATATGCCAGTTCACTCTTTCTAAGATAGACagatgattgatagatagataaatagatagacagacagacagacagatgctaTTATTACTGTTTTAAGAAGATGATAGACACCACTAGTCCCACGATAAGTGGCAGAGTTACGGCTTCAACCTAAGCAGTCTCACTCAAGAATGCACACTCCTAACTTCTATCTTCTACTGTAAAGTTTCACAAACCTCGTGTTTGGAAATAGTTGAACGGTTCTTCTTTCTATGTCTGTGGTTTCCTTTTAGCCTTTTCAGGAAGATAGGAACTTGGCCTAGAGATAAGACCCACATTACAGAGTGAGTTAAGATTGtgatagaggggccggcgccatggctcacttggtttaatcctccgcctgccagcactggcatcccacatgggcac
This window of the Lepus europaeus isolate LE1 chromosome 7, mLepTim1.pri, whole genome shotgun sequence genome carries:
- the LOC133764214 gene encoding olfactory receptor 9Q2-like is translated as MAATNFTLVTEFFLIAFKEHPEWGLPLFLVFLSFYVTTLVGNAGMIILIRRDRRLHTPMYFFLSHLSLVDLCYSSVTVPQMLVVLWDRGTVISQARCAAQFFLFTFFASIDCYLLAIMAYDRYAAVCQPLLYVTIVTEKARMGLVAGAYGAGFSSAFVRTVTAFTLSFCGNNEIDFIFCDLPPLLKLTCGDSSTQEVVIIVFAIFVMPACILVILVSYVLIIMNIMQIRSAGGRAKTFSTCASHLTAVALFFGTLIFMYLRDNSSQSSEGDRVVSVLYTVVTPMLNPFIYSLRNKEVKEAVLKLLSRSKPSGTP